The following proteins are co-located in the Halarcobacter sp. genome:
- the plsX gene encoding phosphate acyltransferase PlsX has protein sequence MLKIAIDAMGGDFGPEPIIEGLVLALRNNNTFTAIAVGDEKQIKPLIPNYLANRIEILHTEDVISMSDTATDALKRKESTIYKAIELVKNEEADAVVSAGHSGASMSLATLRIGRIKGVSRPAIATLMPTSENQNTLVLDVGANVDCEAKNLYEFAVMGQVYAEDVLQLDDPLIGLLSNGEEESKGNEVTKEAFKLISKVPNFAGNVEGSDVFKGTVDVVVCDGFIGNILLKTAEGVADTIGKIIKKNLKRSLISITGAVLMRKVFKNLKVRVDYAEYGGAPLLGVKAPVIIAHGKSNPKAIQNAIFQAINSASSNLNNDIEERLEKYSS, from the coding sequence ATGCTAAAAATAGCTATTGACGCAATGGGTGGGGACTTTGGTCCCGAACCTATTATAGAGGGTTTAGTTTTAGCCCTTAGAAATAATAATACTTTTACTGCAATTGCAGTAGGAGATGAAAAGCAAATAAAACCTTTAATTCCAAACTATCTTGCAAATAGAATTGAAATACTTCATACAGAAGATGTAATTAGTATGTCAGACACTGCAACAGATGCACTTAAAAGAAAAGAATCAACAATTTATAAAGCAATTGAGCTAGTAAAAAATGAAGAAGCAGATGCAGTAGTATCAGCTGGTCATTCTGGAGCTTCTATGTCTTTAGCAACATTAAGAATAGGAAGAATCAAAGGTGTTAGTAGACCTGCAATTGCAACTCTTATGCCAACTAGTGAAAATCAAAATACACTTGTATTAGATGTTGGTGCTAATGTAGATTGTGAAGCAAAAAATCTTTATGAATTTGCAGTAATGGGACAAGTTTATGCAGAAGATGTATTACAACTTGATGATCCACTTATTGGTCTATTAAGTAATGGTGAAGAAGAGAGTAAAGGAAATGAAGTTACAAAAGAAGCATTTAAACTAATATCAAAAGTACCAAACTTCGCAGGAAATGTTGAAGGAAGTGACGTATTCAAAGGAACAGTTGATGTTGTTGTTTGTGATGGATTTATTGGTAATATTTTACTAAAAACTGCTGAAGGTGTAGCAGATACAATTGGTAAAATTATTAAGAAAAATTTAAAAAGATCTCTTATCTCAATTACTGGTGCAGTATTAATGAGAAAAGTATTTAAAAACTTAAAAGTTAGAGTTGACTATGCTGAATATGGCGGAGCACCACTTTTAGGTGTAAAAGCTCCTGTAATTATAGCACATGGAAAATCTAATCCAAAAGCTATTCAAAACGCTATTTTTCAAGCAATAAATAGTGCAAGCTCAAATTTAAATAATGATATTGAAGAGAGATTAGAAAAATATAGTTCATAA
- the rpmF gene encoding 50S ribosomal protein L32, which produces MAVPKRRVSHTRAAKRRTHYKITLKRPVKDSDGSWKMPHMVNPNTGEYKS; this is translated from the coding sequence ATGGCAGTACCTAAGAGAAGAGTATCTCATACTAGAGCAGCTAAAAGAAGAACTCACTATAAAATTACTTTAAAAAGACCGGTAAAAGATAGTGATGGTAGTTGGAAAATGCCTCATATGGTTAACCCAAATACTGGTGAATATAAAAGCTAA
- a CDS encoding AzlD domain-containing protein — protein MSNIEIFLAIGVMTAVNIFTRAFPFIFFKKAELPASLEFIGKYFPAIILTILIFYTLKDIDFSLYPYGIKELGAIFFTIVLHLIMKNYLVSIFLGTIFYMGLVQYL, from the coding sequence ATGAGTAATATTGAAATATTTTTAGCAATTGGTGTAATGACAGCAGTTAATATATTTACAAGAGCTTTCCCATTTATATTTTTTAAAAAAGCAGAATTGCCTGCATCTTTAGAGTTTATTGGAAAATATTTCCCTGCAATAATACTTACAATACTAATTTTTTATACTTTAAAAGATATTGATTTTTCTTTATACCCTTATGGAATAAAAGAGTTAGGAGCTATATTTTTTACTATAGTTTTACATCTAATTATGAAAAACTATTTAGTATCAATATTTTTAGGAACAATATTTTATATGGGATTAGTTCAATATTTATAA
- a CDS encoding methionine ABC transporter ATP-binding protein: MISIKNLNKYYGDVKVLNDISISIKAGEIFAIVGHSGAGKSTLLRCINGLEDYSTGSLLVDNKEIKDLNKEQLRSFRKKIGMIFQHFSLVQRKTVYENVALPMQLWGYTKENINKKVIELLTLVGLENKADSYPSQLSGGQKQRVAIARALTLEPEVLLSDEATSALDPNTTTSILNLLKEINEKLNITIILVTHEMEVVKQIAQKALLLEHGNIIGFDDTEELFLKPDEKMKEFLGEVEVVPNDGVNIKLYFPKDNAYQSFITTMARKLDMDFNIVWGKLEEVNTHIVGNMVINIKDDEKHRVLEYIKQHDIVWEIL, translated from the coding sequence ATGATTAGTATTAAAAATCTGAATAAGTATTATGGAGATGTAAAAGTATTAAATGACATCTCTATTAGTATTAAAGCAGGTGAAATTTTTGCAATAGTTGGACATAGTGGTGCAGGTAAATCGACACTTCTTAGATGTATAAATGGTCTTGAGGACTATAGTACGGGTTCTTTATTGGTTGATAATAAAGAGATTAAAGATTTAAATAAAGAGCAATTGCGAAGTTTTAGAAAAAAAATCGGAATGATTTTTCAACATTTTTCATTGGTTCAAAGAAAAACTGTATATGAGAATGTTGCTTTACCAATGCAACTTTGGGGTTACACTAAAGAGAATATTAATAAAAAAGTAATTGAACTTTTAACACTTGTTGGATTAGAAAATAAAGCAGATTCTTATCCTAGTCAATTAAGTGGTGGACAAAAACAGCGTGTTGCTATTGCAAGAGCTTTGACTTTAGAGCCTGAGGTTTTGCTTTCAGATGAAGCAACATCAGCCCTTGACCCAAATACAACAACTTCAATTTTAAATCTTTTAAAAGAGATTAATGAAAAATTGAATATTACAATTATTTTGGTTACTCATGAGATGGAAGTTGTAAAACAAATTGCACAAAAAGCACTTTTGTTAGAGCATGGTAACATTATAGGTTTTGATGACACTGAAGAGTTGTTTTTAAAACCAGATGAAAAAATGAAAGAGTTTTTAGGTGAAGTTGAAGTTGTGCCAAATGATGGTGTAAATATTAAACTATATTTTCCAAAAGACAACGCTTATCAATCTTTTATAACTACTATGGCAAGAAAACTTGATATGGATTTTAATATAGTATGGGGAAAACTTGAAGAGGTTAATACTCATATTGTAGGAAATATGGTAATTAATATAAAAGATGATGAAAAACACAGAGTTCTTGAATATATAAAACAACACGATATTGTTTGGGAAATATTATAA
- a CDS encoding 4Fe-4S dicluster domain-containing protein has protein sequence MAVKITDICINCDACLDECPTESIVDNDENPTGEDIYYVNAETCTECVGDNDAPACADACPTEGCIVWDNPTTEGAVDGQPVVED, from the coding sequence ATGGCAGTAAAGATTACTGATATTTGTATCAACTGTGACGCATGTTTAGATGAATGTCCAACTGAGTCAATCGTTGATAATGATGAAAACCCAACAGGTGAAGATATTTATTATGTAAATGCAGAAACATGTACAGAGTGTGTTGGAGACAATGATGCACCAGCATGTGCAGATGCATGTCCTACTGAGGGTTGTATTGTATGGGATAATCCAACAACTGAAGGTGCAGTTGACGGGCAACCTGTAGTAGAAGACTAA
- the ndk gene encoding nucleoside-diphosphate kinase, which yields MEQTLSIIKPDAVAKNVVGKILDRFESNGLRIAATKKIQLSKADAEAFYAVHAERPFFGELVDFMISGPVVVSVLEGENAMAKNRELMGATNPKEAAAGTIRADFAESIDANAVHGSDSLENAAIEIKFFFSDREIC from the coding sequence ATGGAACAAACATTATCAATCATCAAACCTGATGCAGTTGCAAAGAATGTTGTAGGTAAAATCTTAGACAGATTTGAGTCAAATGGATTAAGAATAGCAGCTACTAAAAAAATTCAATTATCTAAAGCTGATGCAGAAGCTTTTTATGCAGTACATGCAGAAAGACCTTTCTTCGGTGAATTAGTTGATTTCATGATTTCTGGACCAGTTGTAGTTTCAGTACTTGAAGGTGAAAATGCAATGGCTAAAAATAGAGAATTAATGGGTGCAACTAACCCTAAAGAAGCAGCTGCTGGTACAATCAGAGCTGATTTTGCTGAATCTATTGACGCTAATGCAGTTCATGGTTCTGACTCTTTAGAGAATGCAGCAATCGAAATTAAGTTTTTCTTTTCAGATAGAGAAATCTGCTAA
- a CDS encoding peroxiredoxin — protein sequence MLVTKKAPDFTATAVLADGQIVEDFNLYDNIGEKGAVLFFYPLDFTFVCPSEIIAFSKRIEEFESRGISVIGCSVDSQFSHFAWRETAVENGGIGRVKFPLVADLSKQISRDYDVLFGDSVALRGSFLIDKDGTIRHAVINDLPLGRNIDEMIRMVDTMLFTNEHGEVCPAGWNKGDEGMKDTTEGVAEYLSKHEGDL from the coding sequence ATGTTAGTAACAAAAAAAGCTCCAGATTTTACAGCAACAGCTGTACTTGCAGATGGTCAAATCGTTGAAGATTTTAATTTATATGATAATATTGGTGAAAAAGGTGCGGTATTATTTTTCTATCCACTAGACTTTACTTTCGTTTGTCCATCAGAAATCATTGCATTCTCAAAAAGAATTGAAGAGTTTGAATCAAGAGGAATTTCTGTAATTGGTTGTTCAGTAGATTCTCAATTCTCTCACTTTGCGTGGAGAGAAACTGCAGTTGAAAATGGTGGAATTGGAAGAGTTAAATTCCCATTAGTTGCAGACCTTTCTAAACAAATTTCTAGAGACTATGATGTATTATTTGGTGATTCTGTAGCTTTAAGAGGTTCTTTCCTAATTGATAAAGATGGTACAATAAGACATGCAGTAATCAATGATTTACCACTTGGAAGAAATATTGATGAAATGATTAGAATGGTAGATACTATGTTATTTACTAATGAGCATGGTGAAGTTTGTCCTGCAGGATGGAACAAAGGTGATGAAGGTATGAAAGATACAACTGAAGGTGTAGCTGAATACTTAAGCAAACATGAGGGTGATTTATAA
- the rho gene encoding transcription termination factor Rho produces the protein MEESKTQTKKTTRASNGNGKKTRTHVPVEGYKIEQLRQLPLEELLKIAKDLEVENPQELKRQDLMFNILKSQIDQGGFILFTGILEIKDGGFGFLRAIDGNFSDTSNDSYVSATQIRKFALRTGDIVTGQVRPPNKDSEKYNALLKIEAINYLPINESKNRPLFDNLTPLYSTERFSFEYDQTRMTGRMLDLFAPMGKGQRGLIVAPPKTGKTELLKELAHGITRNHPETHLMVLLIDERPEEVTDMQRSVKGEVYSSTFDLPAHNHVRVAEIVIEKAKRLVEMKKDVVILLDSITRLARAYNTVTPSSGKVLSGGVDANALHKPKRFFGAARNIEEGGSLTIISTALIETGSKMDEVIFEEFKGTGNSEVVLSRNAANRRVYPALDIIKSGTRKEELLLTPEILQKTWILRNAIGSMDEVEALKFLYSKMQKTKNNEEFFAGMNE, from the coding sequence ATGGAAGAGTCAAAAACTCAAACTAAAAAAACTACAAGAGCCTCTAACGGCAATGGGAAAAAAACTAGAACTCATGTACCTGTAGAAGGTTATAAAATTGAACAATTAAGACAATTACCACTTGAAGAACTTTTAAAAATAGCGAAAGATTTGGAAGTTGAAAATCCACAAGAGCTAAAAAGACAAGACTTAATGTTTAATATCTTAAAGTCACAAATTGACCAAGGCGGATTTATTCTTTTCACTGGAATATTAGAGATAAAAGATGGTGGATTTGGTTTCTTAAGAGCAATAGATGGAAACTTTTCTGATACTTCAAATGATTCTTATGTATCTGCAACACAAATTAGAAAGTTCGCTTTAAGAACTGGGGATATTGTTACTGGACAAGTAAGACCACCAAATAAAGATAGTGAAAAATATAATGCTTTACTTAAAATTGAAGCTATTAATTATCTACCTATAAATGAATCAAAAAACAGACCTCTATTTGACAACTTAACACCTCTTTATTCAACTGAAAGATTCTCATTTGAATATGATCAAACTAGAATGACAGGTAGAATGTTAGATCTATTTGCTCCAATGGGTAAAGGACAAAGGGGTTTAATAGTGGCACCTCCAAAAACAGGTAAAACTGAACTTTTAAAAGAGTTAGCTCATGGTATTACTAGAAATCATCCTGAAACACATTTAATGGTTTTATTAATTGATGAAAGACCTGAAGAGGTTACAGATATGCAAAGAAGTGTTAAGGGTGAAGTTTATTCATCTACATTTGACCTTCCTGCACATAACCATGTTAGAGTTGCAGAGATTGTTATTGAAAAAGCAAAAAGACTTGTTGAGATGAAAAAAGATGTAGTAATTTTACTTGATTCAATAACAAGATTAGCTAGAGCATATAATACAGTAACACCAAGTTCTGGAAAAGTACTTTCAGGTGGGGTTGATGCAAATGCATTACACAAGCCAAAAAGATTTTTTGGTGCTGCAAGAAATATAGAAGAGGGTGGTTCTTTAACTATTATCTCAACTGCACTTATAGAAACTGGTTCAAAAATGGATGAAGTTATTTTTGAAGAGTTTAAAGGTACAGGTAACTCAGAAGTTGTATTATCTAGAAATGCAGCAAATAGAAGAGTTTATCCTGCACTTGATATTATTAAATCTGGTACTAGAAAAGAGGAATTATTACTTACTCCTGAAATATTACAAAAAACTTGGATACTTAGAAATGCAATTGGTTCAATGGATGAAGTTGAAGCACTTAAATTTTTATATTCAAAAATGCAAAAGACAAAAAACAACGAAGAGTTTTTTGCAGGAATGAATGAGTAA
- a CDS encoding PAS domain-containing protein has translation MAAGQETVLDEYAFLVSETDEKGIIRFANDDFCKIAEYSLEELIGEPHNKVRDPEMPKKAFKSLWDTVQKGEIWTGYVKNATKSGGYYWVYATVYPFESCDGSKGYLSCRRKPSREEIDAIKEVYKQWNLEEGK, from the coding sequence ATGGCAGCAGGACAAGAGACAGTTTTAGATGAATATGCATTCTTAGTTAGTGAGACAGATGAAAAAGGTATAATAAGATTTGCCAATGATGATTTTTGTAAAATAGCAGAATATAGCCTAGAAGAGTTAATAGGAGAGCCTCATAATAAAGTAAGGGATCCTGAGATGCCAAAGAAGGCTTTTAAATCTTTATGGGATACAGTACAAAAAGGTGAGATTTGGACAGGATACGTAAAAAATGCAACAAAATCAGGAGGATATTATTGGGTATATGCTACAGTATATCCATTTGAAAGTTGTGATGGTTCTAAAGGTTATCTTTCTTGTAGAAGAAAACCTTCTAGAGAAGAAATTGACGCGATTAAGGAAGTTTACAAACAATGGAATTTAGAAGAGGGGAAATAA
- a CDS encoding beta-ketoacyl-ACP synthase III yields MAYAAFRSIGAYIPPKIMTNFDFEKIIDTSDEWITKRTGIKERRLAEDNEASSDLGARAAKQAIERAGIAKEDIDLVICATVTPDYLCMPSTACLIASKLELPPVQAFDVSAACTGFVYATSIAKAFIESGMKKNVLIIGAEKYSSILDYTDRATCFIFGDGAGAAIISATENKEEAIIDVNCSSDGNYDDLIKTPGGGSKNPCSQEVLDNKMACIRMKGNETFKLAVKTLSSDVKELLEKNSLTNEDIKHFIPHQANYRIIKAVGDSLNLTEEQIVLTVHKYGNTSAASIPMAMNDAFEEGKIKAGDNILFDAFGAGLTWGSAIFPFSPKK; encoded by the coding sequence ATGGCATATGCAGCATTTAGATCAATTGGAGCTTACATTCCTCCTAAAATTATGACAAACTTTGATTTTGAAAAAATTATTGATACCTCAGATGAATGGATTACTAAAAGAACTGGTATAAAAGAAAGAAGACTAGCTGAAGATAATGAAGCTTCATCAGATTTAGGAGCAAGAGCAGCAAAACAAGCGATAGAAAGAGCGGGTATTGCTAAAGAAGATATAGATTTAGTAATCTGTGCTACAGTTACTCCTGATTACCTATGTATGCCTTCAACAGCATGTTTAATAGCTTCAAAACTTGAACTACCACCGGTACAAGCATTTGATGTAAGTGCTGCGTGTACAGGTTTTGTTTACGCAACATCAATAGCAAAAGCTTTTATTGAATCTGGAATGAAAAAAAATGTTCTAATTATTGGAGCTGAAAAATATAGTTCTATTTTAGATTATACAGATAGAGCAACTTGTTTTATATTTGGTGATGGTGCAGGTGCAGCAATAATATCAGCTACTGAAAATAAAGAGGAAGCTATTATTGATGTTAATTGTTCTAGTGATGGTAATTATGATGACCTTATAAAAACTCCTGGTGGGGGAAGTAAAAATCCTTGTTCTCAAGAAGTTTTAGATAATAAAATGGCTTGTATAAGAATGAAAGGTAATGAAACATTCAAACTTGCAGTTAAGACACTATCTTCTGATGTAAAAGAATTACTTGAAAAAAATAGTTTAACAAATGAAGATATTAAACATTTTATACCACATCAAGCAAATTATAGAATAATAAAAGCTGTTGGAGATTCATTAAATCTAACAGAAGAACAAATTGTATTAACTGTACATAAATATGGTAATACATCTGCAGCTTCTATCCCTATGGCAATGAATGATGCCTTTGAAGAGGGGAAAATAAAAGCAGGAGACAATATCCTTTTTGACGCTTTTGGAGCTGGACTTACATGGGGAAGTGCAATTTTCCCATTTTCACCTAAAAAATAA
- a CDS encoding methyl-accepting chemotaxis protein, which translates to MKSVSIKFKILTLIISIIITMSILVLLISFYETKALTNIQIKQFEDKAYSQKEKELNSYIEIVSNILKKDYNKYGKEGKDNLLEQIRSIRFGENGYFWIHSLDLKMIMHPLNPELEGKDISKYKDENGKFIFKEMNKIALSKGDGIIKYYAPKPNEEKQKAKFSHVFLFKPLGWVIGTGAYVDDVEQSVSKMQKESISQTKSIILKISLLTIALIMFSYFVIIFVFNYVIKKPIVEFKYYFNNFLKFITLETNKYTPSEVHNKDEIGELMIMINNTANEFDKKLKDDMKVMGEVVLTADRIEQGIFRCNIHSESKNPMIMTLKKSLNKMLHVLNGNMERIKGALEDYESHNYTTRVPIDKKYKDTMLAVMNSINKLGETLGENAKSNLHNGETLEDNSTTMTNSMENLAVKANEQAASLEETAAAVEEITSITRGNAENATKMATLGKTVRDSVTTGEDLATKTALSMDEINEKVTAINEAINVIDQIAFQTNILSLNAAVEAATAGEAGKGFAVVAQEVRNLASRSAQAAKEIKELVEDANLKANEGKVISDNMIEGYKELNTHISETIHIIEDVSVASKEQMTGIEQINDTITMLDRVTQENANEANQVKEIAKEVSAMANELVQDAKNKRFN; encoded by the coding sequence ATGAAATCAGTCTCTATCAAATTTAAAATTCTTACTTTAATCATTAGTATTATTATTACAATGTCTATATTAGTTTTACTAATCTCTTTTTATGAAACAAAGGCTTTAACAAATATTCAAATTAAACAATTTGAAGATAAAGCTTATTCTCAAAAAGAAAAAGAGCTAAATAGTTATATTGAAATAGTAAGTAATATACTAAAAAAAGACTACAACAAGTATGGCAAAGAGGGAAAAGACAATCTACTTGAACAAATTAGAAGTATAAGATTTGGGGAAAATGGTTATTTCTGGATACACAGTTTAGATTTAAAAATGATAATGCACCCTCTAAACCCTGAATTAGAAGGGAAGGATATTTCTAAATATAAAGATGAAAATGGAAAATTTATATTTAAAGAAATGAATAAAATTGCTTTATCAAAAGGTGATGGTATTATAAAATATTATGCTCCAAAACCAAATGAAGAGAAACAAAAAGCAAAATTTTCACATGTTTTTTTATTTAAACCTCTTGGATGGGTTATAGGTACAGGAGCATATGTTGATGATGTAGAGCAGAGTGTTAGTAAAATGCAAAAAGAAAGTATTAGTCAAACAAAAAGTATTATTCTAAAAATCTCTTTATTAACCATTGCTTTAATTATGTTTTCTTATTTTGTTATTATATTTGTATTCAACTATGTGATTAAAAAACCTATAGTAGAATTTAAATATTATTTTAATAACTTTTTGAAGTTTATAACCCTTGAAACAAATAAATACACTCCATCAGAAGTTCATAATAAAGATGAAATTGGTGAATTGATGATAATGATTAATAATACAGCAAATGAATTTGATAAGAAATTAAAAGATGATATGAAAGTTATGGGAGAAGTTGTTTTAACAGCGGATAGAATCGAACAAGGTATTTTTAGATGTAATATTCACTCAGAGAGTAAAAATCCAATGATTATGACCCTAAAAAAATCTTTAAATAAAATGCTTCATGTTTTAAATGGAAATATGGAAAGGATTAAAGGGGCACTAGAAGATTATGAAAGCCACAACTATACAACACGAGTTCCTATAGATAAAAAATATAAAGATACCATGCTAGCAGTAATGAACTCAATAAATAAGCTAGGAGAGACCTTAGGAGAGAACGCAAAAAGTAACCTGCATAATGGAGAGACGTTAGAGGATAACTCAACAACAATGACAAACTCAATGGAAAACCTAGCAGTAAAAGCGAATGAACAAGCAGCAAGCCTAGAAGAGACAGCAGCAGCAGTAGAAGAGATCACCTCAATAACAAGAGGAAACGCAGAGAATGCTACAAAAATGGCAACACTAGGAAAAACAGTAAGAGATTCAGTAACAACAGGTGAAGACTTAGCCACAAAAACAGCCTTATCAATGGATGAGATAAATGAAAAAGTAACAGCAATAAATGAAGCGATTAATGTAATAGATCAAATAGCCTTCCAAACAAATATACTTTCTTTAAATGCAGCAGTAGAAGCAGCAACAGCAGGAGAAGCAGGGAAAGGTTTTGCAGTAGTAGCACAAGAAGTAAGAAACCTAGCAAGTAGAAGTGCCCAAGCAGCAAAAGAGATAAAAGAATTAGTAGAAGATGCAAACCTAAAAGCAAATGAAGGGAAAGTAATATCAGATAATATGATAGAAGGATATAAAGAGTTAAATACACATATAAGTGAAACAATCCATATCATAGAAGATGTAAGTGTAGCATCAAAAGAACAGATGACAGGTATAGAACAAATCAATGATACAATAACAATGCTAGATAGAGTAACACAAGAGAATGCAAATGAAGCTAATCAAGTAAAAGAGATAGCAAAAGAAGTATCAGCAATGGCAAATGAATTAGTGCAAGATGCCAAAAATAAGAGATTTAACTAA
- a CDS encoding methionine ABC transporter permease gives MINILLPALGETVYMSFVSTFFAVVIGFFLAIILILTSKGGLRENLKIYSVLDVIINTLRSFPFIILMIVLFPLTKFLIGKSIGTTAAIIPLTIGAAPFIARLIESALKEVDSGVIEAAKSFGASDWQIIFKVMLVEALPSIVSAITLTLITVIGFSAMAGAVGGGGLGDVAIKYGYYRFQTDTMLYTVVILIALVQVCQSAGDYIYKITKK, from the coding sequence ATGATTAATATTTTATTACCTGCTTTGGGGGAAACAGTTTATATGTCTTTTGTATCTACATTTTTTGCAGTTGTAATTGGATTTTTTTTAGCAATTATTTTGATATTAACTTCAAAAGGTGGTTTAAGAGAAAACTTAAAAATCTACTCTGTATTAGATGTAATTATAAATACTTTAAGGTCTTTCCCTTTTATTATTCTTATGATTGTACTTTTTCCTCTTACAAAGTTTTTAATTGGGAAAAGTATTGGTACAACAGCAGCAATTATTCCACTTACAATTGGAGCTGCTCCTTTTATTGCAAGACTTATAGAAAGTGCTTTAAAAGAGGTTGATTCAGGGGTGATTGAAGCAGCAAAATCGTTTGGAGCAAGTGATTGGCAAATTATCTTTAAAGTGATGTTAGTTGAAGCATTGCCAAGTATTGTTTCAGCAATTACTCTAACACTTATTACTGTAATAGGTTTTTCTGCTATGGCAGGTGCTGTTGGTGGTGGAGGTTTAGGTGATGTAGCTATTAAATATGGGTACTACAGATTTCAAACTGATACTATGTTATATACAGTTGTTATTCTTATTGCACTTGTACAAGTTTGTCAAAGTGCAGGGGATTATATTTACAAGATTACAAAAAAATAA
- a CDS encoding MetQ/NlpA family ABC transporter substrate-binding protein translates to MLKTISSIFFITILSLFFISCTDNQKNKKFELEKNVIKVGATPIPHGEILEFIRPLLKEKGYDLEIKNVTDYVTANIAVDEGELDANFFQHAPYLYEFNKNRKTHLVKTVSVHLEPMGLYSRKIHNIKNLENESIIAIPNDTTNKSRALDLLESIGLLTFKTVSFKTVLDIEKNPKNLFIKELDAAQLPRILSEIDAAVINTNYALSANLNPLKDAIAIESKDSKYANIIAVKRGNEKKDYIKVLNNLLNSKEVKEFIRNKYKGSIVEAF, encoded by the coding sequence GTGCTAAAAACAATTTCAAGTATTTTTTTTATAACTATATTGTCATTGTTTTTTATATCTTGTACTGATAATCAAAAAAATAAGAAATTTGAATTAGAAAAAAATGTTATTAAGGTTGGTGCAACACCCATACCACATGGGGAGATTTTAGAGTTTATTCGACCCTTGTTAAAAGAAAAAGGTTATGATTTAGAGATTAAAAATGTAACAGATTATGTTACTGCTAATATTGCTGTAGATGAAGGTGAATTAGATGCAAACTTCTTTCAGCATGCTCCATATCTATATGAGTTTAATAAAAATAGAAAAACACATTTAGTAAAAACAGTAAGTGTTCATTTAGAACCAATGGGACTTTATTCAAGAAAAATTCATAATATCAAAAATTTAGAAAATGAATCTATAATTGCAATACCTAATGATACTACAAATAAAAGTAGAGCTTTAGATTTACTTGAAAGTATAGGATTATTAACTTTTAAAACTGTTTCTTTTAAAACTGTTTTAGATATAGAAAAAAATCCTAAAAATTTATTTATAAAAGAGCTTGATGCCGCACAACTACCAAGAATATTAAGTGAGATTGATGCAGCTGTTATAAATACAAATTATGCCTTATCTGCAAATTTGAATCCTTTAAAGGATGCAATTGCAATTGAATCAAAAGATTCTAAGTATGCAAATATAATTGCAGTAAAAAGGGGTAATGAAAAAAAGGATTATATAAAAGTATTAAATAATTTATTAAATTCTAAAGAGGTTAAAGAGTTTATTCGAAATAAATATAAAGGCTCAATAGTAGAGGCTTTTTAA